From the genome of Gemmatimonas phototrophica, one region includes:
- the ccsA gene encoding cytochrome c biogenesis protein CcsA, translating to MSRRLSVHDRGVVLMASVTATTSSAGSLPEAKAIDGFLAVSLLAVLAVSVRAIWFTPVDAMLGAAQKIFYMHVPAAIVGLYISCSLLAIASILYLWIKDERLDRLAEASAEIGLLFMGIVLVTGPVWARTSWGTWWVWEARITSTLFLWLLVLGYLVLRGAVESPESRARLSAVMGSLAALLVPFIHLTVRLFRGMHPGPVVLKPEKPSLPPEMLLTFLMAIVAYILLFFALLRVRMRWAALRDARAVLENA from the coding sequence GTGTCTCGTCGTCTTTCCGTTCACGATCGAGGAGTAGTGCTCATGGCGTCGGTCACGGCGACCACCAGTTCCGCAGGCAGTCTTCCCGAAGCCAAGGCGATTGACGGGTTCCTTGCCGTCTCGTTGCTCGCCGTGCTGGCCGTGAGTGTGCGCGCCATCTGGTTCACGCCGGTGGACGCCATGCTGGGTGCCGCGCAGAAGATTTTCTACATGCACGTGCCCGCGGCCATCGTGGGGCTCTACATCTCCTGCAGTTTGCTGGCCATTGCCAGCATTCTGTACCTCTGGATCAAGGACGAACGGCTCGACCGGCTGGCCGAAGCGAGCGCCGAAATTGGTCTGCTGTTCATGGGCATCGTCCTGGTGACCGGCCCGGTGTGGGCGCGTACGAGCTGGGGCACCTGGTGGGTATGGGAAGCGCGCATCACCAGCACGCTGTTCCTCTGGTTGCTGGTGCTGGGGTACCTCGTGTTGCGCGGGGCGGTGGAGAGTCCGGAAAGCCGCGCGCGCCTCTCGGCGGTCATGGGGTCGCTTGCGGCGTTGCTGGTCCCCTTCATTCACCTGACGGTGCGCCTCTTCCGCGGCATGCACCCCGGGCCGGTAGTGCTGAAGCCGGAAAAGCCCTCGTTGCCGCCCGAGATGCTGCTCACGTTCCTGATGGCCATCGTGGCGTACATCCTGTTGTTCTTTGCCCTGCTTCGCGTGCGCATGCGCTGGGCGGCGTTGCGTGATGCGCGCGCGGTCCTGGAGAACGCATGA
- the fabF gene encoding beta-ketoacyl-ACP synthase II, giving the protein MNASLLARRRVAITGIGCVTPIGTGVEALWQGLRAQQSAVGPATRFDSSIYRSRCAAQIDGFEPTDWIDAKRVKRLDRFSQFAVVSSMLALQDSALDLAAMNRERVGAMMGTALGGVGYAEEQAARFAQHGLRAVDATLALAVFGGSASCNMAIEFGVSGPNCTNAMSCASGSMAIGEAFRQIRDGYADVMLAGGSEAPLATLCFGAFALIRAMSTRNDDPGRASRPFDAHRDGFVMGEGAAVLILEEWEHAKARGAKIYAEMSGYGTTNDAHHMTAPLPGGAQAARCVQMALNDAGAVPTDVDYINAHGSSTPLNDPTETVAIKRVFGDHAYRIPISSTKGYYGHALGASGAFEAAISALAIQRGWIPPTVGLETPDAECDLDFVPGSGREVQANVVVSNSFGFGGINSALVLRRA; this is encoded by the coding sequence ATGAACGCGTCCTTGCTTGCCCGTCGTCGGGTGGCCATTACCGGCATTGGTTGCGTAACGCCCATTGGTACGGGGGTCGAGGCGTTGTGGCAGGGGCTGCGCGCCCAGCAATCGGCTGTGGGTCCCGCCACGCGCTTTGATTCGAGCATCTATCGTTCGCGGTGCGCCGCGCAGATTGACGGGTTTGAGCCGACCGACTGGATTGACGCCAAGCGCGTAAAACGTCTCGACCGCTTCAGTCAGTTTGCCGTGGTGAGCTCTATGCTGGCGCTGCAGGACAGCGCACTCGATCTCGCCGCCATGAATCGAGAACGCGTGGGCGCCATGATGGGCACCGCACTCGGCGGCGTGGGCTATGCCGAGGAGCAGGCGGCGCGCTTCGCGCAACATGGGCTGCGGGCGGTGGACGCCACGCTGGCGCTGGCGGTGTTTGGCGGGTCGGCGAGCTGCAACATGGCGATCGAGTTTGGCGTGAGTGGCCCCAACTGCACCAACGCCATGAGCTGTGCCTCGGGCTCCATGGCCATTGGCGAAGCGTTCCGGCAGATCCGCGATGGCTACGCCGATGTGATGCTGGCGGGCGGCTCCGAAGCGCCGCTGGCGACGCTCTGTTTCGGCGCGTTTGCACTCATTCGTGCCATGAGTACGCGCAACGACGATCCGGGTCGCGCCTCGCGGCCGTTCGACGCGCATCGCGACGGCTTTGTCATGGGCGAAGGGGCAGCAGTGCTCATTCTCGAAGAGTGGGAACATGCAAAGGCGCGAGGCGCGAAGATCTACGCGGAGATGAGTGGCTACGGCACCACCAACGACGCGCACCACATGACGGCACCGTTGCCTGGCGGCGCGCAGGCCGCGCGCTGCGTGCAGATGGCACTCAACGACGCCGGTGCGGTGCCCACCGATGTGGACTACATCAACGCGCACGGGAGCAGCACGCCGCTCAACGATCCCACCGAAACGGTGGCGATCAAGCGCGTGTTTGGCGACCACGCGTATCGCATTCCCATTTCGAGCACCAAGGGCTACTACGGGCACGCCCTTGGCGCGAGTGGCGCCTTTGAGGCGGCTATCAGCGCCCTGGCCATTCAGCGCGGCTGGATTCCGCCCACGGTGGGGCTCGAGACGCCTGACGCCGAGTGCGACCTGGACTTCGTGCCGGGCTCAGGACGCGAGGTGCAGGCGAACGTGGTCGTGTCGAACTCGTTTGGATTTGGCGGCATCAACTCGGCGCTGGTGCTGCGGAGAGCGTAG
- a CDS encoding methyltransferase domain-containing protein — protein sequence MFTPARLRGTEILDDPHADAALALRSLRDIALANRLFGGQRAVAREVYTLLRLYPAGPEPVTLLDVGTGLGDIPVAVARRARARGLVLHTIGLERTPSLAAAAAARCSLAVAGDALALPFATGSVDIVTCSQVLHHFDGPDADQLLQECTRVARMGVVVGDLRRSWLAVAGIWSSSFVLGFHPVSRHDGMLSVRRGYTRTELRDLVERATGCRAGVHHRLGFRVTAAWSPRYRGL from the coding sequence ATGTTCACGCCAGCGCGGCTACGCGGTACGGAGATCCTCGACGATCCACACGCCGATGCCGCGCTGGCGTTACGCTCCTTGCGGGACATTGCCCTGGCCAACCGACTCTTTGGCGGGCAACGCGCCGTGGCACGGGAAGTGTACACGCTGCTGCGTCTGTATCCCGCTGGCCCGGAGCCGGTGACGCTGCTTGATGTTGGGACCGGGCTGGGCGATATCCCCGTGGCCGTGGCGCGGCGGGCTCGTGCGCGCGGCCTTGTGCTGCACACGATTGGACTGGAGCGCACGCCGTCGCTGGCGGCGGCCGCCGCGGCGCGCTGTTCGTTGGCCGTGGCGGGGGATGCACTCGCGCTGCCGTTTGCCACGGGGAGCGTGGACATTGTGACCTGCTCTCAGGTGCTGCACCACTTTGATGGCCCCGACGCGGACCAATTGCTGCAGGAGTGTACGCGCGTTGCCCGCATGGGGGTGGTAGTTGGCGATCTCCGCCGCAGCTGGCTGGCGGTGGCCGGTATCTGGTCATCATCGTTCGTACTGGGCTTCCACCCGGTGAGTCGCCACGATGGCATGTTGTCGGTCCGTCGTGGCTACACGCGTACCGAATTGCGTGACCTCGTGGAGCGTGCCACCGGTTGTCGGGCCGGCGTACATCATCGCTTGGGGTTTCGTGTCACCGCGGCGTGGTCGCCGCGCTATCGCGGACTCTGA
- a CDS encoding uroporphyrinogen-III synthase, translating to MAAPLPQLLAGVRIAVTRAGDRGAPLADALRRVGATVHEIPLTRIETLDPAPLYAAVTALAQYDWVLLTSVNAVEHLARAVDALGAEEVMATRRLAVVGSATAQACDVHGWRTPTVQPEKMQAEGMVDLMAERSDVEGARMLYPSAAGARDVLPDGLRTLGAVVDVVPAYRSAPDPDGQTKIRALANAGELDLVTVAAPSAVDALLDALPAEHAARLPVAAIGPVTARAAKVAGFPVKLESNAATMEGWVRAIVVAYTS from the coding sequence ATGGCCGCTCCTCTTCCGCAGCTGCTGGCCGGGGTCCGTATCGCGGTCACGCGTGCCGGTGACCGCGGTGCGCCGCTCGCCGATGCCCTGCGGCGTGTCGGCGCCACGGTGCACGAAATTCCGCTCACCCGAATAGAGACGCTGGATCCAGCTCCGCTGTACGCGGCCGTGACGGCGCTCGCGCAGTATGACTGGGTGCTGCTCACCAGCGTGAATGCCGTGGAGCATCTGGCCCGCGCGGTAGATGCGCTGGGCGCCGAGGAGGTCATGGCTACCCGACGGCTGGCCGTGGTGGGCAGTGCCACGGCGCAGGCCTGCGATGTCCACGGCTGGCGCACCCCCACGGTGCAGCCGGAAAAGATGCAGGCCGAGGGGATGGTGGACCTCATGGCCGAACGATCAGATGTGGAGGGGGCGCGCATGCTGTACCCTTCGGCGGCCGGCGCGCGGGATGTCTTGCCGGACGGGCTGCGCACACTGGGCGCCGTGGTGGATGTCGTCCCGGCGTATCGCAGTGCCCCCGATCCGGATGGTCAGACCAAAATTCGGGCCCTGGCCAACGCTGGTGAGCTCGATCTGGTCACGGTGGCGGCTCCCAGCGCCGTGGACGCGCTTCTGGATGCGCTGCCGGCCGAACATGCGGCGCGGCTGCCGGTGGCGGCCATTGGCCCCGTGACCGCCCGGGCGGCCAAAGTGGCCGGCTTTCCCGTGAAGCTCGAAAGTAACGCCGCCACCATGGAAGGGTGGGTGCGGGCGATTGTGGTGGCGTATACGTCGTGA
- a CDS encoding M24 family metallopeptidase — protein MLTPELLPRLQSLLADADLDGWLLYDFRGTNAIAAGLLGFGGLCSRRVFAFIPRSGLPIGIQHAIEPGPWAKWPKEWPLRVYSGWRALEAEVATLVNGKRVAMEYSPGDAIPYLDRIPAGVLELVRASGATVVSSGELVSQIYATWTPAQLASHQRAAQHIAQIARETINHAGAMVAAGTPAAEHELQQRILDAFARAGLETDHGPDVAASENAANPHYVPSAKRPRLVQRGDVLLVDLWAKEPNGIYADQTWMGSLGTPSDKVVAVWEAVRDARDAALTLLRDRIAAGDVVRGGEADDAARAVIEARGFGQHFWHRTGHSIDARELHGSGPQIDNLESRDDRVLIPGVGFSIEPGVYLVGEFGVRSEVNAYVGEDALLVTPDVVQRDLFVV, from the coding sequence ATGCTCACGCCCGAGCTGCTACCCCGCCTGCAATCGCTTCTGGCTGACGCCGATCTCGACGGATGGCTGCTCTACGACTTCCGCGGTACCAACGCCATTGCCGCCGGACTGCTCGGCTTCGGGGGGCTGTGCTCGCGGCGGGTCTTTGCCTTCATTCCGCGGAGCGGGTTGCCCATTGGCATTCAGCACGCCATCGAGCCGGGACCGTGGGCCAAGTGGCCCAAGGAGTGGCCGCTGCGCGTGTACAGTGGGTGGCGGGCGCTGGAGGCCGAGGTGGCCACGCTGGTGAACGGCAAGCGGGTGGCGATGGAGTATTCGCCGGGGGATGCCATTCCGTATCTCGATCGTATCCCCGCGGGGGTGCTGGAGCTGGTGCGGGCGAGTGGGGCCACGGTGGTAAGCAGCGGCGAACTGGTATCGCAGATTTACGCCACGTGGACTCCGGCTCAGCTCGCGTCGCATCAACGGGCCGCGCAGCACATTGCCCAGATTGCGCGCGAGACCATCAATCACGCCGGCGCCATGGTGGCGGCGGGAACGCCGGCCGCCGAGCATGAACTGCAGCAGCGCATTCTGGACGCCTTTGCCCGCGCTGGCCTCGAGACCGACCATGGGCCCGATGTGGCCGCCTCGGAGAATGCCGCCAATCCACACTATGTACCGTCGGCCAAACGACCGCGGCTGGTGCAACGCGGCGATGTGCTGTTGGTGGATCTCTGGGCCAAGGAGCCCAACGGCATCTACGCCGATCAGACGTGGATGGGATCGCTGGGCACCCCCAGCGACAAGGTGGTCGCGGTATGGGAAGCGGTGCGTGATGCGCGCGATGCCGCGCTGACACTGCTGCGCGATCGCATTGCCGCCGGCGACGTGGTGCGGGGCGGGGAAGCCGACGATGCGGCGCGCGCCGTGATTGAAGCGCGTGGCTTTGGACAGCACTTCTGGCATCGCACCGGGCACAGCATCGATGCACGCGAATTGCACGGCAGTGGTCCGCAGATCGACAATCTCGAATCACGCGATGATCGGGTGCTCATTCCCGGCGTCGGGTTCTCCATTGAGCCCGGTGTGTATCTCGTGGGCGAGTTTGGCGTGCGCAGCGAAGTGAATGCGTATGTGGGCGAAGACGCACTGCTCGTGACGCCCGACGTGGTGCAGCGCGACCTGTTCGTCGTCTGA
- the hemB gene encoding porphobilinogen synthase → MSGTPSFNEHVRLRRLRRTDALRRAVRETRLDPAQFLWPLFVRSGTGLRSPIGSMPGVFQTSVDELLKDAQQAVNARIGGILLFGIPDTKDATGSSAWDPHGPVAEAVRAVKQAFPQLLVVTDVCMCEYTDHGHCGVLTPEGDVDNDATLDLLAQEAVAHARAGADIIAPSDMMDHRIGYLRAALDAHGFQHIPIMSYAAKYASAFYGPFREAAESTPAFGDRRSYQMDPSNAREALREVRQDVQEGADILMVKPAGAYLDIIAAVKQDTGMPLAAYQVSGEYSMIKAAADRGWIDGERAMMESLVAIARAGADLIITYFAIEASAVLARR, encoded by the coding sequence GTGAGCGGCACGCCGTCGTTCAACGAACATGTGCGCCTGCGTCGCCTGCGTCGCACCGATGCGCTGCGGCGCGCCGTGCGCGAAACGCGGCTCGATCCGGCGCAATTTCTGTGGCCCCTCTTCGTGCGCTCGGGCACCGGACTGCGCTCGCCCATTGGCTCCATGCCGGGCGTGTTTCAGACCAGTGTGGATGAACTGCTCAAGGATGCGCAGCAGGCCGTCAACGCGCGTATTGGCGGCATTCTGCTCTTCGGTATTCCCGACACCAAGGACGCCACGGGATCGAGTGCGTGGGATCCGCATGGCCCCGTGGCCGAAGCGGTGCGCGCGGTGAAGCAGGCGTTTCCGCAGCTGCTGGTGGTGACCGATGTGTGCATGTGTGAGTACACCGACCACGGGCACTGCGGTGTGCTGACGCCAGAGGGCGACGTGGATAACGACGCCACGCTCGATCTGCTGGCGCAGGAAGCGGTCGCGCACGCGCGCGCCGGGGCTGACATCATTGCCCCCAGCGACATGATGGATCATCGCATTGGCTACCTGCGGGCTGCGCTGGATGCGCACGGCTTCCAGCACATTCCCATCATGAGCTACGCGGCCAAATACGCGTCGGCGTTCTACGGCCCGTTCCGTGAGGCGGCCGAAAGCACCCCCGCCTTTGGCGATCGGCGCAGCTATCAGATGGACCCGTCCAACGCGCGCGAAGCGTTGCGTGAAGTCCGTCAGGATGTGCAGGAAGGTGCCGATATTCTCATGGTCAAGCCCGCCGGGGCCTATCTCGATATCATCGCGGCGGTCAAGCAGGACACCGGCATGCCGCTGGCGGCGTATCAGGTGAGCGGGGAATACTCGATGATCAAGGCCGCTGCCGACCGCGGGTGGATCGATGGCGAGCGGGCGATGATGGAATCGCTGGTGGCCATTGCCCGTGCCGGTGCTGATCTCATCATCACCTATTTTGCCATTGAAGCGTCCGCCGTTCTGGCGCGTCGCTGA
- a CDS encoding SRPBCC family protein, with protein sequence MPVLSSAAPFDLGPPPADRLVTTVDELLVRAPVQQIFEIAAAVEHWPAYLDHYRYVRFREQRRDGGGIVEMAANRPFGLFNWPTWWLSEMAVNRDVPWVRFRHIGGVTTRMDVEWSFTPVEGGTLTRIVHVWNGPRWPLIGPFAATQIIAPVFVHGIASRTLAGLAKAAVGRGASLATRGAA encoded by the coding sequence ATGCCCGTGCTTTCCTCTGCTGCTCCGTTTGACCTTGGCCCGCCCCCTGCCGACCGTCTGGTGACCACGGTGGACGAATTGCTCGTGCGTGCGCCGGTGCAACAGATCTTCGAGATCGCGGCGGCGGTGGAGCACTGGCCTGCCTACCTCGACCACTATCGCTACGTCCGCTTTCGTGAGCAGCGCCGCGATGGGGGCGGCATTGTGGAGATGGCGGCCAACCGTCCGTTCGGCCTGTTCAACTGGCCCACCTGGTGGCTGTCGGAAATGGCCGTGAACCGTGATGTGCCGTGGGTGCGCTTTCGTCACATTGGCGGGGTCACCACCCGCATGGATGTCGAGTGGAGCTTCACGCCGGTGGAGGGTGGCACCCTCACGCGCATCGTGCACGTCTGGAACGGCCCGCGGTGGCCATTGATTGGCCCGTTTGCCGCCACGCAGATCATTGCGCCGGTGTTCGTGCACGGCATTGCGTCGCGTACGCTGGCCGGGCTGGCCAAAGCCGCCGTAGGGCGTGGCGCGTCGCTGGCCACGCGAGGTGCGGCATGA
- the hemC gene encoding hydroxymethylbilane synthase, protein MPMTAPLRIGTRSSELALFQARQVASLLAAHGVESELVTYTTIGDRILDKPLSAIGEKGLFTAELEADLLAGRTDCAVHSLKDLPTADPAGLFLVALLEREDPRDAFVTRPGITATTLAELPEGAKVGTSSLRRRAQLRALRPDLEVCELRGNVGTRLRKIDEGQVDAALLAAAGLRRLGLGHRIVSLLNAPEWLGAPGQGCIAVQARVSDEAMVRVLQQLDHAPTRLTVTAERSLLASLEGGCQVPIGAATLDEPEYGLMLHAIIASVDGETAVRGGLPINVNDPAASGRELARQLHAAGGAAILEELRATTPNVLKDGAQ, encoded by the coding sequence CTGCCCATGACCGCTCCTCTGCGTATCGGAACCCGTAGCTCTGAACTGGCCCTCTTTCAGGCCCGCCAGGTGGCGTCGCTGCTCGCGGCGCACGGTGTGGAATCAGAGCTCGTGACCTACACCACCATCGGTGATCGTATTCTCGACAAGCCGCTGTCGGCGATTGGCGAGAAAGGCCTGTTCACCGCCGAGCTGGAAGCCGATCTGCTGGCCGGCCGCACGGACTGCGCGGTGCATTCGCTCAAGGACCTGCCCACGGCCGATCCGGCGGGGCTGTTTCTGGTGGCGTTGCTGGAGCGGGAAGACCCGCGCGACGCGTTCGTCACGCGTCCGGGGATCACGGCGACCACACTTGCTGAGCTGCCCGAAGGGGCCAAGGTGGGCACCAGCTCGCTGCGCCGGCGGGCGCAGCTGCGCGCGTTGCGCCCCGATCTCGAAGTGTGCGAGTTGCGTGGCAACGTGGGCACCCGCCTGCGCAAGATTGACGAAGGGCAGGTGGACGCGGCACTGCTCGCGGCGGCAGGGTTGCGTCGCCTGGGGCTTGGCCATCGCATCGTGTCGCTGCTCAATGCGCCCGAGTGGCTCGGCGCGCCGGGGCAGGGGTGCATTGCCGTGCAGGCGCGCGTGAGTGACGAGGCCATGGTGCGGGTGCTGCAACAGCTCGATCATGCGCCCACGCGGCTTACCGTCACCGCCGAACGGTCGCTGCTGGCGAGCCTCGAGGGCGGCTGTCAGGTGCCCATTGGCGCGGCCACCCTCGACGAGCCGGAGTATGGGCTCATGCTGCACGCCATCATCGCCAGTGTGGACGGCGAGACCGCCGTGCGCGGCGGCCTGCCGATCAACGTGAACGATCCGGCGGCCAGTGGCCGTGAACTCGCGCGTCAGCTGCACGCCGCCGGCGGTGCCGCCATTCTCGAAGAGCTGCGCGCCACCACGCCCAATGTGCTCAAGGATGGTGCCCAGTGA
- a CDS encoding NAD(P)/FAD-dependent oxidoreductase, translated as MSSVPVLIVGGGPAGSSAAWHCAQAGLEVCLVDRARFPRAKPCAEYVSPEGSRILHAMGALDTLEQQAALLTGMVVHAPSGARIHGEFVARHGFRGFRDKGLGIRREILDTVLLERARAAGVTVLEDAKVESLTQDGTGRVTGAVVRTADGLRTITAALVIGADGLRSVVSRRLGLAHQSRWPRRVALVAHYRGVAGMGSLGEMHVTRTGYVGLAQVSGGLVNVALVVPRRLAGAMREGTDAYLEQWLAAQPSLAPRFAGAQRVTPVRATGPFASRATRPWAPGAMLTGDAADFFDPFTGEGIYAGLRGGELLAEYAVAAVHATSRTAHVRALHGYERARRATFAGKWRVEHLIGLAVGMPPLLNHAARVLSRDRDLADLLIGVTGDFVPPSAVLRPRTLLRFFA; from the coding sequence GTGTCTTCCGTTCCCGTCCTCATTGTTGGCGGTGGTCCCGCCGGCAGTTCGGCGGCCTGGCATTGTGCCCAGGCCGGCCTTGAGGTGTGTCTGGTGGATCGGGCGCGCTTTCCACGGGCGAAGCCGTGCGCGGAGTATGTGAGTCCCGAAGGGTCGCGCATTCTGCACGCCATGGGCGCGCTGGACACGTTGGAGCAGCAGGCCGCCCTGCTCACGGGCATGGTGGTGCACGCGCCATCGGGAGCGCGCATTCACGGCGAGTTCGTGGCGCGTCACGGGTTTCGCGGCTTTCGCGACAAAGGGCTGGGCATCCGCCGCGAAATTCTCGACACCGTGCTGCTGGAGCGGGCACGCGCGGCCGGCGTAACCGTGCTGGAAGACGCCAAGGTGGAATCGTTGACCCAGGACGGCACCGGCCGTGTCACGGGTGCCGTGGTGCGGACCGCCGATGGACTCCGTACGATCACCGCGGCGCTGGTGATTGGTGCCGACGGACTGCGCAGCGTGGTCTCGCGTCGGCTGGGGCTGGCGCATCAGTCGCGCTGGCCGCGTCGAGTGGCGCTCGTGGCCCATTACCGTGGGGTTGCCGGGATGGGGTCGCTGGGCGAAATGCACGTGACCCGCACCGGATACGTTGGCCTTGCTCAGGTGAGCGGCGGACTCGTGAATGTGGCGCTGGTCGTACCGCGCCGACTCGCCGGTGCCATGCGAGAGGGAACGGACGCGTACCTGGAACAGTGGTTGGCCGCGCAGCCTTCGCTGGCACCGCGCTTTGCGGGCGCACAACGGGTGACCCCCGTGCGCGCCACGGGCCCGTTTGCTTCGCGAGCCACTCGTCCGTGGGCACCGGGGGCCATGCTCACCGGTGACGCCGCTGACTTCTTTGATCCGTTTACCGGTGAAGGGATCTATGCCGGACTCCGCGGCGGTGAACTGCTGGCGGAGTATGCCGTAGCGGCTGTGCACGCCACCAGCCGCACGGCGCATGTGCGCGCGCTGCACGGTTACGAACGGGCGCGACGAGCGACCTTTGCCGGCAAGTGGCGCGTGGAGCATCTCATCGGCCTGGCCGTCGGCATGCCACCGTTGCTCAACCACGCGGCGCGCGTGCTGTCGCGCGACCGCGATCTCGCCGACCTGCTCATTGGCGTCACCGGCGACTTCGTACCTCCATCGGCAGTGCTGCGACCGCGCACCCTGCTGCGGTTCTTCGCCTGA
- a CDS encoding flavin reductase family protein, which translates to MIDADLFRAVLGRFASGITVVTTCDTNGTPHGMTVSAFSSLSLDPPLVLVCVANDATMGPVLASSSSFAVNVLSEAQESLSRRFAGKVDDRFAGVGYREGKLGDPLLDDVLACMQCRIVARHPAGDHVIVVGQVEHADAFEGKPLLYYRGGYATLER; encoded by the coding sequence ATGATAGACGCTGATCTGTTCCGCGCCGTACTGGGGCGCTTTGCGTCCGGCATCACGGTGGTCACCACCTGCGACACCAACGGGACGCCGCACGGCATGACCGTGAGTGCCTTCAGTTCCCTGAGCCTCGACCCGCCGCTCGTGCTCGTCTGCGTCGCCAACGACGCCACCATGGGGCCGGTGCTGGCATCGTCCTCGTCGTTTGCGGTAAATGTGCTGAGCGAAGCGCAGGAATCATTATCGCGGCGCTTTGCCGGCAAGGTGGATGATCGGTTTGCCGGCGTGGGCTATCGGGAGGGCAAGCTGGGAGATCCGCTGCTGGACGATGTGCTCGCCTGTATGCAGTGCCGCATCGTGGCGCGGCACCCGGCGGGCGATCACGTGATCGTGGTGGGTCAGGTGGAGCACGCCGATGCCTTTGAAGGCAAACCGCTGCTCTACTATCGCGGCGGCTACGCCACACTCGAGCGGTAA
- a CDS encoding DUF92 domain-containing protein, which translates to MRVLTASSAAAVIAGLAWRAGSLSSRGVVAATVVGGIAMTAGATWGAFLVLWFVSASLASRYGRRAKEAATGDIVAKGGARDALQVLANGGVFAAAALVSVVWPAWHGAAAVAGAAALVAAGADTLATETGTLWRGRPWSLRTRGPVPTGSSGAVSLPGSLGMVAGAILLAMAAHWTGLVPAAMIPQVAGAGVVGAVADTVIGAFWQARRWCPSCERETEQPRHRCGTPTVAWRGVSWLSNDTVNFACTVVGAVVALLL; encoded by the coding sequence GTGCGGGTACTGACAGCGAGCTCGGCAGCTGCGGTGATCGCCGGGTTGGCCTGGCGCGCGGGGAGTCTGTCGAGCCGAGGCGTGGTCGCGGCTACCGTGGTGGGAGGGATCGCCATGACCGCCGGGGCGACGTGGGGCGCCTTTCTAGTGCTGTGGTTTGTAAGCGCCTCGCTGGCGTCTCGCTATGGGCGTCGGGCAAAGGAGGCCGCCACGGGAGACATCGTGGCCAAGGGCGGTGCACGGGATGCGCTGCAGGTGCTTGCCAACGGCGGCGTCTTTGCGGCCGCCGCGCTGGTGTCAGTGGTATGGCCGGCGTGGCACGGCGCGGCGGCAGTGGCGGGGGCGGCGGCGTTGGTCGCGGCGGGGGCAGACACACTGGCCACCGAGACGGGCACCCTGTGGCGTGGGCGCCCCTGGTCATTGCGCACGCGGGGGCCGGTCCCAACGGGCAGTTCCGGGGCAGTAAGCCTTCCCGGATCCCTCGGCATGGTCGCTGGGGCCATCCTGTTGGCCATGGCGGCCCATTGGACGGGGTTGGTGCCGGCGGCCATGATTCCCCAGGTAGCCGGGGCGGGTGTTGTCGGTGCCGTGGCCGATACGGTCATCGGGGCCTTCTGGCAGGCACGACGCTGGTGTCCGTCTTGCGAGAGGGAGACAGAACAACCCCGGCATCGTTGCGGAACGCCCACGGTCGCGTGGCGCGGCGTCTCATGGCTCTCCAACGACACCGTGAACTTCGCCTGTACGGTAGTGGGAGCCGTGGTTGCCCTGTTGCTCTAG
- a CDS encoding inorganic diphosphatase has translation MLHNPWHDIAPGYAPPEQVTAIIEIPSGSRNKYELDKDTGHFKLDRVLYSAVHYPGDYGFIPRTLHEDGDPLDVLVKINEPTFPGCQINARPIGVLMMLDKGEPDDKILAVPADDPYYSDVFDIADLSPHYLKEVEHFFQIYKDLEGKRMEIMGWRKSQEAMVIVTESIVRYADKYGTR, from the coding sequence ATGCTGCACAATCCCTGGCACGACATCGCCCCCGGCTACGCGCCGCCGGAGCAGGTCACGGCCATCATCGAGATCCCGTCGGGTTCGCGCAACAAGTACGAACTCGACAAGGACACCGGGCACTTCAAGCTCGACCGCGTGCTGTACAGCGCCGTGCACTATCCCGGCGACTATGGCTTCATTCCGCGTACGCTGCATGAGGACGGCGATCCGCTGGATGTGCTGGTCAAGATCAACGAGCCCACGTTCCCCGGCTGTCAGATCAACGCGCGCCCGATTGGCGTGCTCATGATGCTCGACAAGGGTGAGCCTGACGACAAGATCCTCGCCGTGCCGGCCGATGATCCGTACTACTCGGATGTGTTCGACATCGCCGACCTCTCGCCGCACTACCTCAAGGAAGTGGAGCACTTCTTCCAGATCTACAAGGACCTTGAGGGCAAGCGCATGGAAATCATGGGCTGGCGCAAGAGCCAGGAAGCGATGGTCATCGTCACCGAATCCATCGTGCGCTACGCGGACAAGTACGGGACGCGCTAG